Proteins found in one Triticum aestivum cultivar Chinese Spring chromosome 4D, IWGSC CS RefSeq v2.1, whole genome shotgun sequence genomic segment:
- the LOC123095725 gene encoding uncharacterized protein isoform X3: protein MRWGTALGWPLRAPIRPLSSRSPLLSPPTLLFLDLPPFFKWPSPFSSSTPPLPVLLLPHLLPVVRRAVPPSFLLPIGARQRRRSVVRGHDEEAAGVSARRPAKVFSCMRDLLAKPFPYARVLGSSLPGSTSTATSSKTPAAPPPSAPTTARSNTVEETVAMVLHYASGIDQPHDAAAVSFVQPARRRRLLRPAGTPPPSPSPSLSDLHRSLPRRRRRLRVHTTGGVRPSSLAHCGCFAPPSFLGCGRACLPTASSLLLQAADGTRPPPSSSPGGWDALRFHY from the exons ATGAGGTGGGGGACGGCGCTTGGCTGGCCTCTTCGTGCTCCCATTCGCCCCCTTTCCTCTCGATCTCCTCTCCTCTCACCACCGACGCTCCTCTTCCTCGATCTGCCGCCATTCTTCAAGTGGCCTTCCCCTTTCTCCTCCTCTACGCCGCCGTTGCCCGTTCTCCTTCTCCCGCATCTCCTCCCCGTCGTCAGGCGCGCTGTGCCGCCATCCTTCCTCCTCCCCATCGGGgccaggcagaggaggaggagcgtgGTGCGCGGACACGACGAGGAGGCAGCCGGCGTCAGCGCGCGCCGCCCGGCCAAGGTCTTTTCCTGCATGCGCGACCTCCTCGCCAAGCCCTTCCCATACGCGCGGGTCCTCGGCTCCTCGCTGCCTGGCTCTACCTCTACTGCGACCTCGTCCAAGACGCCCgcggcgccgccgccgtccgcgccgaCGACGGCCAGATCCAACACCGTTGAGGAGACCGTCGCCATGGTGCTCCACTATGCCTCGGGGATCGACCaaccccacgacgccgccgccgtctccttcgTCCAGCCGgcacgccgccgccgtctccttcgCCCAGCCggcaccccgccgccgtctccttcGCCCAGCCTGTCGGATCTCCATCGTTCACTTCCccggcgtcgtcgtcgtcttcgcgtGCACACGACAGGAGGTGTGCGACCCTCCTCTCTCGCGCACTGCGGCTGCTTCGCCCCGCCATCGTTCCTCGGGTGTGGTCGCGCCTGTCTTCCTACCGCGTCgtcgctcctcctccaggccgccGACGGCACCCGTCCTCCTCCCTCATCCTCTCCAGGTGGCTGGGACGCTTTACG TTTTCACTATTGA
- the LOC123095725 gene encoding uncharacterized protein isoform X4, translating to MRWGTALGWPLRAPIRPLSSRSPLLSPPTLLFLDLPPFFKWPSPFSSSTPPLPVLLLPHLLPVVRRAVPPSFLLPIGARQRRRSVVRGHDEEAAGVSARRPAKVFSCMRDLLAKPFPYARVLGSSLPGSTSTATSSKTPAAPPPSAPTTARSNTVEETVAMVLHYASGIDQPHDAAAVSFVQPARRRRLLRPAGTPPPSPSPSLSDLHRSLPRRRRRLRVHTTGGVRPSSLAHCGCFAPPSFLGCGRACLPTASSLLLQAADGTRPPPSSSPGGWDALRS from the exons ATGAGGTGGGGGACGGCGCTTGGCTGGCCTCTTCGTGCTCCCATTCGCCCCCTTTCCTCTCGATCTCCTCTCCTCTCACCACCGACGCTCCTCTTCCTCGATCTGCCGCCATTCTTCAAGTGGCCTTCCCCTTTCTCCTCCTCTACGCCGCCGTTGCCCGTTCTCCTTCTCCCGCATCTCCTCCCCGTCGTCAGGCGCGCTGTGCCGCCATCCTTCCTCCTCCCCATCGGGgccaggcagaggaggaggagcgtgGTGCGCGGACACGACGAGGAGGCAGCCGGCGTCAGCGCGCGCCGCCCGGCCAAGGTCTTTTCCTGCATGCGCGACCTCCTCGCCAAGCCCTTCCCATACGCGCGGGTCCTCGGCTCCTCGCTGCCTGGCTCTACCTCTACTGCGACCTCGTCCAAGACGCCCgcggcgccgccgccgtccgcgccgaCGACGGCCAGATCCAACACCGTTGAGGAGACCGTCGCCATGGTGCTCCACTATGCCTCGGGGATCGACCaaccccacgacgccgccgccgtctccttcgTCCAGCCGgcacgccgccgccgtctccttcgCCCAGCCggcaccccgccgccgtctccttcGCCCAGCCTGTCGGATCTCCATCGTTCACTTCCccggcgtcgtcgtcgtcttcgcgtGCACACGACAGGAGGTGTGCGACCCTCCTCTCTCGCGCACTGCGGCTGCTTCGCCCCGCCATCGTTCCTCGGGTGTGGTCGCGCCTGTCTTCCTACCGCGTCgtcgctcctcctccaggccgccGACGGCACCCGTCCTCCTCCCTCATCCTCTCCAGGTGGCTGGGACGCTTTACG CTCGTAG